Proteins from one Ascaphus truei isolate aAscTru1 chromosome 19, aAscTru1.hap1, whole genome shotgun sequence genomic window:
- the PDP2 gene encoding LOW QUALITY PROTEIN: pyruvate dehydrogenase [acetyl-transferring]-phosphatase 2, mitochondrial (The sequence of the model RefSeq protein was modified relative to this genomic sequence to represent the inferred CDS: inserted 1 base in 1 codon; substituted 1 base at 1 genomic stop codon): protein MMSRVSGWILSSAKNSVPVFQGERRWFSKCTRSRHQMKWRRTHASRVLTHTGLCXGIRXIFSINKSFRHTSTEEEVHFQLSPSHINDILRANELSYKVPPEFDGKNRSTVLKFESNQLAANTPNEDRRSAATCLQTKGHMFGVFDGHAGSACAQAISERLLYYIAVSLMSQQTLEDMEFAQEHMRPALPILQWHKHRNDYTYRETASLYVDHLRVYWQELINPDNESGLSVGDALAYAFQRLDSDISLEAQAPMENELVRNLTLQIAFSGAAACVSHVDGVDLHVANAGDCRAILGVLDERGTWSSLPLTADHNAFNKDELLRVQADHPQSEEDTVVTDNRLLGILMPFRAFGDVGFKWSQELQKSVLQNACNIEPLNIYQYSPSNYHTPPYLTAEPEVTYHRLRPQDKFLVVASDGLWDMLDNNEVVKLVAGHLSQVRLQEPEVSVEKRSLGYMHNLLLKRRAKRFHTHDQNVASHLIRRALGNTEYGEIEQEKLAAMLSLPEDLARMYRDDITVTVVFFNSNAIEMHYKENESA from the exons ATGATGTCAAGAGTCTCTGGCTGGATTTTAAGCTCTGCCAAAAACAGCGTCCCAGTGTTCCAGGGGGAGAGGCGCTGGTTCTCCAAATGCACCCGGAGCAGACACCAAATGAAATGGAGGCGCACACATGCAAGTAGAGTACTCACTCACACAGGTCTGTGTTAGGGGATCC ACATCTTCTCAATAAATAAATCCTTTAGACATACCTCAACAGAGGAGGAGGTGCACTTTCAGCTGTCCCCATCTCATATTAATGATATACTCCGGGCGAACGAGCTGTCCTACAAGGTACCACCCGAATTTGACGGGAAGAATCGTAGTACTGTCCTGAAGTTTGAAAGTAACCAGTTAGCTGCCAACACGCCAAACGAGGACCGTAGGAGCGCAGCGACATGCTTGCAGACCAAAGGTCACATGTTTGGCGTGTTTGATGGCCACGCAGGGTCGGCATGTGCTCAGGCAATAAGTGAACGTCTCTTGTACTACATTGCGGTCTCCCTGATGTCCCAGCAAACCCTGGAAGACATGGAGTTTGCCCAGGAACACATGAGACCGGCGCTACCAATTCTCCAGTGGCACAAGCACCGAAACGACTACACTTACAGAGAAACAGCGTCGCTTTACGTGGACCACCTGCGGGTTTACTGGCAGGAGCTAATCAATCCGGATAATGAGTCTGGGCTGAGTGTGGGAGACGCCCTGGCGTACGCTTTCCAAAGGCTAGACAGTGACATCTCCCTGGAAGCCCAGGCACCCATGGAAAATGAACTGGTCAGGAACCTGACCTTGCAGATTGCGTTCTCGGGGGCAGCCGCATGCGTGTCGCACGTTGACGGCGTTGACTTGCACGTTGCTAATGCCGGGGACTGCCGCGCCATCTTGGGTGTACTAGATGAGCGTGGGACATGGTCTTCTCTTCCTCTTACTGCTGACCACAATGCGTTCAACAAAGACGAGCTCCTAAGAGTACAGGCCGACCACCCGCAGTCAGAGGAGGACACGGTGGTGACTGACAACAGGCTGTTGGGAATTCTGATGCCCTTCAGGGCGTTCGGAGACGTTGGGTTCAAATGGAGTCAGGAATTACAGAAGAGTGTCTTGCAAAATGCTTGTAACATTGAACCTTTAAATATATATCAGTATTCTCCTTCCAACTACCACACTCCTCCGTACTTGACCGCTGAACCAGAGGTCACCTATCACAGGTTAAGGCCCCAGGATAAATTTCTCGTTGTTGCTTCAGATGGTCTGTGGGACATGCTGGATAACAATGAGGTGGTGAAGCTGGTGGCCGGACATCTTTCCCAAGTCCGTTTGCAGGAACCTGAAGTGTCCGTGGAAAAGCGCAGCTTAGGATACATGCACAACCTGCTGCTGAAGAGACGCGCCAAGAGGTTTCACACCCATGACCAGAATGTGGCGAGCCACCTGATTAGACGCGCCCTGGGGAACACCGAATACGGCGAGATTGAGCAGGAGAAGCTGGCTGCCATGCTGAGCTTGCCCGAGGATTTAGCGCGGATGTATAGAGACGACATCACGGTCACTGTGGTTTTCTTCAACTCGAATGCTATCGAAATGCACTACAAGGAAAACGAAAGCGCGTGA